The stretch of DNA AACGGGTGAGAAGGATCGTTGCGGACTTCCTCGAAGAACGCACTGGCCGATGCCACGATCTTGTTCACCAGAAACTTGTCGGCCCGATAGAGTTTCAAAAGCGTCGGCAACTCGGCGCGGATCTTCTCGCGGATCATCGCCATGGTCTCGGGCTGCGTCATGGTCTGATGTACGCCGCGCAGGAGATCGTCGAGCAGGCCTTGATGCCGGCCCTCCTTCACGAACGCCCGCAGCGTTCCGGCGGCGAGCGGCGCAAGATCGATCGCCATCAATTGCGCGGTGATGCGGCGACTGACGAAGGTCATCAGTCCGGAATTCTCCGTCGCCGCTACCGCCTCGGGCAGCAGCCGCAGCGCAAAGCGCGCGAGATCATCGCTGCGCTTGCGGTCGCGCAGCCAGTCGGCGATGAACGAGCCGAAATCGATCTGCCGCAGTTTTGCTTCGACCGGGGCGGATTCGAGGAAATGCACCTCGATGAATTCGCCGAGCTTGTCGGCGATGCGCTGCTGATTGCTCTGGATGATCGCGGTGTGCGGGATCGGCAATCCCAGCGGCCTTTTGAACAGCGCCACCACGGCGTACCAGTCGGCGAGGCCGCCGATGGTGGCGGCCTCGGCAAAGGCCGCGATGAAGCCGAACACGGGATGCACGGGCAGCAACGCCTTCGCACCGAGGAAGATGGCAAACGTCGCCGCCAGCACCGACGTTGCCAGCAACTTCACGCGCCGCAGCTCGGCGGCGCGCGCGGCGTCGCCGGGGGTGTCGATGGCGAAGGTGCCGGGAAGGCTCATGACGACTTTCGAACGGTGAATTCGAATTCTAACGCTTCATGCCTGACGTGTCCCGGACGCGGTGCAGCGCATTTTGCGCTGCCCCGCAGAGCCGGGACCCACGCGTAAGTATGGACGCCGGCTCTGCAGCGCACCGCTGCGCGCTGCGCTGCGTCCGGGGAACGCGAGAGGCAAAAAAAAAGGCCCGCCTAACTAAGCGGGCCTTCGAAAATGCAGTTGTCAGGCGATCGCGATCAGGCGGTCTTGGAGTAGACCTTGGCGAAGTTGTCCTGCGCGTTCTTGGCACCCTCGGTGACGAGCTTGCCGAGATATTCGGTGGTGGCCTTCGCCCGCGAGACGAGCACTTCGCCACGCGCACGAACCATGTCCGACTGGATCTGGGCGGCTTCGCTCAGCGACTTGGCCGAAGCG from Bradyrhizobium sp. AZCC 1693 encodes:
- a CDS encoding DUF445 domain-containing protein, encoding MSLPGTFAIDTPGDAARAAELRRVKLLATSVLAATFAIFLGAKALLPVHPVFGFIAAFAEAATIGGLADWYAVVALFKRPLGLPIPHTAIIQSNQQRIADKLGEFIEVHFLESAPVEAKLRQIDFGSFIADWLRDRKRSDDLARFALRLLPEAVAATENSGLMTFVSRRITAQLMAIDLAPLAAGTLRAFVKEGRHQGLLDDLLRGVHQTMTQPETMAMIREKIRAELPTLLKLYRADKFLVNKIVASASAFFEEVRNDPSHPFRGEFDRMVLTFVDRLGTDPAYAERIAGLKRDLLARPELTSLARHIWENVRTFFERSASGETQVLEQYLVRMFVTAGEALAGDAELRAEINQGLVAVLRTVVAEQKSGVSTFISDQVKSWDMGQLIALIEINIGRDLQYIRFNGSLIGGLAGLALYTLEYLLRLL